A genomic segment from Nicotiana tabacum cultivar K326 chromosome 9, ASM71507v2, whole genome shotgun sequence encodes:
- the LOC107811719 gene encoding uncharacterized protein LOC107811719, translating into MDLRDNNSAKIRLSDGRYLAYKERGVPKEKSNYRIIFVHGFDGRKERDFLAPQEMMNKMGIYIVQYDRAGYGESDPNPKRSLRSEASDIEELADHLQLGSKFYIICSSMGCYPTWSCIKHIPNRLAGVAFVVPIVNYQWPSLPHNLTKDDQRKKNYWWMTMTAKYVPKLLQWWAIRKTSSTNDPKTTYFTSKDLEIIKNIPGFQGFSPEKLRNRSVFNNLCSDFLVAFSRWDFDPLELSNPFPENGQSCVHIWQGSEDKVINLKLQRHIANRLPWIQYHEVPNNGHLLIYDTTVCEAILRYLLIGETPPSYPTKS; encoded by the exons ATGGATTTGAGAGATAATAATTCAGCTAAAATCAGATTAAGTGATGGGAGATACTTGGCCTATAAAGAGAGAGGTGTTCCAAAGGAGAAATCCAATTATAGAATTATATTTGTTCATGGCTTTGACGGCCGCAAAGAAAGGGATTTTCTTGCACCCCAG GAAATGATGAACAAGATGGGGATATATATAGTTCAATACGATAGAGCTGGATACGGGGAAAGTGATCCAAACCCAAAACGATCCCTAAGGAGTGAAGCATCTGACATTGAGGAATTGGCTGATCACTTGCAATTAGGATCAAAGTTCTATATTATTTGTAGCTCAATGGGATGTTACCCAACTTGGAGTTGCATCAAACACATTCCCAACAG GTTAGCAGGGGTAGCGTTTGTTGTTCCCATTGTGAATTACCAATGGCCATCCCTTCCTCACAATCTCACAAAGGATGATCAAAGGAAGAAAAACTATTGGTGGATGACTATGACTGCTAAATATGTTCCTAAATTACTACAGTGGTGGGCGATTCGAAAAACTTCTTCTACCAATGATCCAAAAACTACATACTTTACTTCCAAGGATTTAGAGATTATAAAGAATATACCAGGATTTCAGGGTTTTAGTCCG GAAAAACTAAGGAACAGAAGTGTTTTCAACAATCTTTGCAGTGATTTCCTTGTGGCTTTTAGTAGGTGGGATTTTGATCCTTTGGAGCTAAGCAATCCTTTTCCAGAAAATGGTCAGAGTTGTGTTCACATTTGGCAAGGCAGTGAGGATAAAGTTATTAATCTAAAACTACAAAGGCATATTGCAAACAGGTTACCTTGGATTCAATATCACGAAGTTCCTAATAACGGACATCTATTGATCTATGATACTACTGTTTGTGAAGCCATTTTAAGGTATCTTTTGATTGGAGAAACTCCACCATCTTATCCAACTAAGTCATAG
- the LOC107811718 gene encoding uncharacterized protein LOC107811718 isoform X2: MAVNQSGKRVTAASARAHTRKSKNNTPFRLSSIMIAQIAIATTVGVLGWAYLALLKPPPPKVCGSLGGPPVTSPRVQLSDGRFLAYKEEGIAKEKAKYKIIIVHGFDSSKDLTLPISQDLIQELQIYLLQYDRAGYGESNPHPKRSVKSEALDIEELADKLQLGPKFYVLGLSMGAYPLWSCLKYIPNRLAGVALVVPFVNYWWSCYPAKLSKEALGKMLAQDQRTFRVVHYAPWLVHWWMNQKWFRALSITEGNMAIFSPPDLEIVKQLSAAPSPGQEKVRQQGEFECLYRDMIIAFGNWDFAPTEITNPFPKNEGSVHLWQGHDDRIIPRELNRYLAEKLPWIQYHEVPNAGHLLIYNASFCETILRKLLTS, translated from the exons ATGGCTGTAAATCAAAGTGGTAAAAGAGTAACTGCTGCTTCTGCTAGAGCTCACACCAGAAAATCCAAGAATAACACCCCATTTCGTCTTTCTTCAA TTATGATTGCACAAATAGCAATAGCAACAACAGTTGGAGTGTTGGGATGGGCTTATCTGGCATTGCTTAAGCCTCCCCCTCCTAAAGTTTGTGGCTCACTGGGTGGTCCTCCAGTGACTTCGCCAAGGGTCCAACTTAGTGATGGGAGATTTCTAGCCTATAAAGAGGAAGGCATTGCGAAGGAGAAGGCAAAGTACAAGATCATTATTGTTCACGGCTTTGATAGTTCTAAAGACTTGACATTACCTATTTCCCAG GACCTCATACAAGAGCTCCAAATATATCTCCTACAATATGATCGTGCTGGTTATGGAGAGAGTAATCCACATCCAAAGCGCTCAGTAAAGAGTGAAGCACTTGACATTGAGGAGCTAGCGGATAAGTTGCAACTAGGACCCAAGTTCTATGTGCTTGGCTTGTCCATGGGAGCCTATCCTCTGTGGAGTTGCCTAAAGTACATACCGAATAG GCTGGCTGGAGTTGCTCTTGTTGTTCCATTTGTAAATTACTGGTGGTCCTGTTATCCTGCAAAACTATCGAAAGAAGCTTTGGGAAAGATGCTTGCTCAAGATCAGCGAACATTTCGGGTTGTACATTATGCCCCATGGCTGGTTCATTGGTGGATGAACCAAAAGTGGTTCCGCGCTTTAAGTATTACGGAAGGGAATATGGCCATATTTAGTCCTCCAGATCTAGAAATAGTGAAACAGTTATCAGCTGCCCCTAGTCCTGGTCAG GAAAAAGTTCGACAGCAGGGCGAGTTTGAATGTTTGTATCGGGACATGATAATAGCTTTTGGAAACTGGGACTTTGCCCCAACGGAGATTACAAATCCTTTTCCAAAGAACGAAGGTTCTGTCCATCTTTGGCAAGGCCACGATGACAGAATTATCCCACGTGAACTCAACCGTTATCTAGCAGAGAAGCTTCCGTGGATTCAATATCATGAGGTTCCTAATGCTGGACATTTGTTAATTTACAATGCTAGTTTTTGTGAAACCATCTTGAGGAAACTTTTGACTAGTTGA
- the LOC107811718 gene encoding uncharacterized protein LOC107811718 isoform X1 — protein sequence MIAQIAIATTVGVLGWAYLALLKPPPPKVCGSLGGPPVTSPRVQLSDGRFLAYKEEGIAKEKAKYKIIIVHGFDSSKDLTLPISQDLIQELQIYLLQYDRAGYGESNPHPKRSVKSEALDIEELADKLQLGPKFYVLGLSMGAYPLWSCLKYIPNRLAGVALVVPFVNYWWSCYPAKLSKEALGKMLAQDQRTFRVVHYAPWLVHWWMNQKWFRALSITEGNMAIFSPPDLEIVKQLSAAPSPGQEKVRQQGEFECLYRDMIIAFGNWDFAPTEITNPFPKNEGSVHLWQGHDDRIIPRELNRYLAEKLPWIQYHEVPNAGHLLIYNASFCETILRKLLTS from the exons ATGATTGCACAAATAGCAATAGCAACAACAGTTGGAGTGTTGGGATGGGCTTATCTGGCATTGCTTAAGCCTCCCCCTCCTAAAGTTTGTGGCTCACTGGGTGGTCCTCCAGTGACTTCGCCAAGGGTCCAACTTAGTGATGGGAGATTTCTAGCCTATAAAGAGGAAGGCATTGCGAAGGAGAAGGCAAAGTACAAGATCATTATTGTTCACGGCTTTGATAGTTCTAAAGACTTGACATTACCTATTTCCCAG GACCTCATACAAGAGCTCCAAATATATCTCCTACAATATGATCGTGCTGGTTATGGAGAGAGTAATCCACATCCAAAGCGCTCAGTAAAGAGTGAAGCACTTGACATTGAGGAGCTAGCGGATAAGTTGCAACTAGGACCCAAGTTCTATGTGCTTGGCTTGTCCATGGGAGCCTATCCTCTGTGGAGTTGCCTAAAGTACATACCGAATAG GCTGGCTGGAGTTGCTCTTGTTGTTCCATTTGTAAATTACTGGTGGTCCTGTTATCCTGCAAAACTATCGAAAGAAGCTTTGGGAAAGATGCTTGCTCAAGATCAGCGAACATTTCGGGTTGTACATTATGCCCCATGGCTGGTTCATTGGTGGATGAACCAAAAGTGGTTCCGCGCTTTAAGTATTACGGAAGGGAATATGGCCATATTTAGTCCTCCAGATCTAGAAATAGTGAAACAGTTATCAGCTGCCCCTAGTCCTGGTCAG GAAAAAGTTCGACAGCAGGGCGAGTTTGAATGTTTGTATCGGGACATGATAATAGCTTTTGGAAACTGGGACTTTGCCCCAACGGAGATTACAAATCCTTTTCCAAAGAACGAAGGTTCTGTCCATCTTTGGCAAGGCCACGATGACAGAATTATCCCACGTGAACTCAACCGTTATCTAGCAGAGAAGCTTCCGTGGATTCAATATCATGAGGTTCCTAATGCTGGACATTTGTTAATTTACAATGCTAGTTTTTGTGAAACCATCTTGAGGAAACTTTTGACTAGTTGA